ATTGCCCAAAATAGTGTAAAGCTTAGTGATACCGATGTTATTTTGCCTTAGCATACGGATCAAGTCCTTTGTGTACTTGTCAAGATGATGGTGTGAAGGCCAGTGTTTCTTCTCACCATATGTTTCAGAGAGCGGGTGATTATGGTCAGAAATATGCTCCACCACGACCCACCCATCATCCGATATTCGATGAAGGCGTAGCATTGCTTTACAGTCTGTTTTAGAAGAACTGGTCTTCACATTACCCTGGGCTTTCCCTTGAAAACATTCATAGCAAACATAACACAAGTAGTCATATAACtgaaccaccactcatttttatattttattactAGGTGTTTTTCTTTTACTCCTCTTCTCAGACCACCTCTTCTTCCCCCAGCAGATGCCAAACCCACACTCCCAAGAATACAGGTTGTAATACTCATAAGCTTCATCGCAGTTGTCAAATTCTGTCCCCACACTTGGGTTTATTATGTATGCACTAGTCCGGTCACCAAACTTCATGATGGCTTGCTGCAGAGCACTTGTCCTACCTCGTACAGGCTCCCTGAAGTTAGCGCCTTTAACCTTAGTTcctgaggctgtgtttagttccgcgaaaagttcccaaaatttttcactgacgcacatcacatcgaatcttacgatacatgcatggagtattaaatgtagttaaaaaatataactaattgcacagtttggttgtaaataacgagacgaatcttttaagactaattacttcatggttggacaatagttgccaaataaaaccgaaacgtgctacaacaactttttcgcgaactataCACACCCTGAGTCACAAGAACAATGAACTTCAGAGTGCAGGCAGCATATCAAAATCAAACTAATAAATGTCAGCATTTTTGTCCTTTGCCTTGCTTACCTTTTCTTCCAAGGGGCAGGATTACTTTGGCCTGCATAAACAACTGTAGAGAGCACCCCAGAAGCAGCAACCATTGCAGTGTTATCGACACAAGAATTATCTAATGCAAGCTCATCAGGTGGCGTATTCAAGTCAATTATACCAGTTCCATACAACCTGTACAGAAGTTGcaaatacaaagaaaattaaTTAACACCTCATAATCGACATCAAAACACATGCAGTTACCAGGGCTAAACAAGCACTATACCTTTCAGCTTCCAAAGGGTGCACACCGGTTCCAGGCAGGTTCATGTTGTCAGGTGCGGCGTAATTCGTTGCAATTAAAGAATGGATCAAGTTGTGGTCAGCAACATCAACAGTGCCCGGCTCAAACTCTAGCCTCTTTGTTACATTATGATCGACATCACATCTTCAACGCCCATCTCCCAGCCTGATTGTTAATCAAATTATCTCTACGTTTTTGGTAGCAGTTGAAATTACATAAACGAATATATGGAACGTGAGgatgaaattttttttaaaaaaaaggttcaGCAGGTATTACCTTGTCCGCATTTTAGTACTAGAACATTTATCATGGCAACTTAGCGCAGCTTCCATTCTGAAAATTACAAGCACAGATAGAGTCCATTTAATTTCATCAGTACAGCTAATGCTCAGCTCTCCAACTTTACAAAGTAGAATAGGAGAATACGTTGGAATCAGAATATTTGCAAGGTAAACGTTTCCTACTACTTACCCTTTTAGGAGTCATCATTAATATTCACAGTAAATAAATGACGAGTACATAATAGTATACACCTATCAGAATTGCTAGTTCATCGAAAGGCAGGAAAACTTTGTGAAAACCAATGTGAACGCACGTTCACATAACTACACTAACCTGACAATTGCCCCGTTAGCACCATAATTCATCTTGGTGTCAATATGTGTTGCACCACAAGTTTCTTTCTCTGCATCCTGGAGGCTGCAAGTACAGCAGGGTACATAGCAGAGAATCATATACGAGCTTTATAGACAGTGAGAAGAACAGCAGTGTACATAGCAGAGAATCATATACGACATTTCACAGATGCTGAGAAATCAGTCGGCCAAATTACCTGGTAATCGAGATGTTCAGGTCTAAAAGATCTTGGCTCCTGGACAGGCAACTTCCCCTATCAGATTCTTCTAGCATTGAATACGACCATATATTGCCAGCAGCATTTCCTTGTCTGGATAAAATAAAGCAATCGAACAAAGGCCCCGGGTTCTGATCAGTGGTGCTGGAAAAACAAAATCAGGGTCCTAGCAAAAGCAAAAAACTTTCCGAAATTGCCGAACAAATGCGCGCAGAAACTTTCGAAAAGCAAGACATTCCCGAATTCGTGACATATTGTTGAGCTAAGGAGCTAACCTTCCATTCTGAACAGGGGACGAAACCTGAAGTTCGTCGGCGTAGCAGCCGTCTTCGCGATTCGCCTCCCCACCTCGCGCTGATCTCGTCTGAGTATCACCGGATGGAATGCAACTGATTGCATCAGTTGCAGTTGCCAATTCCTCCTCGCTATACAGCAACCGTTTCGCAGCACTCGCCATCGCCCTCACCCCACTGTTCTGGTAGGTGAAGCCCGGAAGCTGAGCGGTTGAAACTAGATGCCCATCCGTCTAGTTGTTTTTAATTAGCTCTGGACGGGGATTTTGAATTTCGAATCCACAAACCGGGAATTAGTAAGTTAAGCCACCTAAAAGGGAGAGCATCTCCACCTGTACACGAATCCTATTGGCTAAATATCACATCGTATACACTACGTACCCTGCATGCGTATCTGCACACCTCCTGCACGCCGGACAGAGCTGCCCACCACATCTGACACGAAGCACGAATCTTGGGGTACATATCAACGGTACAGATACCTTCTACCGCGGTACCCTAGTACTATAAATCTTCATTCTGAACAAGCTGGCACCGTCGGCCGGAGCAGCGTCCAGTTGCCTGCAGAGGCTTTGCACTCCCGAGGCCATGGCGGTCTCCGTCACCGAGTAGAGCTCTTCACCCTTGTTATTCGAGTTAATTCTCTGAATGCCATCCGAGTAGAGCTCTTCACCCTTGTTATTCGAGTTAATTCTCtgaatgccatcaaaatttaagaTAATTCCTTGAATGCCATTAAAATTTAGACCATCCCTTCATTGCCACTAAAATTTTACTTCAATCCCATCAATATCATTCCGTGAGTCTGCTGTTAGAGTGACCGTTAAATGAGAATAAAAAGACGTTATTGCCCTTGTAATATATGGATGGCGGCACCCCTCCCATGGTGTTGCGCACGGTCGTGGGCGGAGCTTCTCCGAGGCCAGGTCGCCACAGATCGGGCTGCCATGACGCCCCTCCCGCGGTTCTTGGGCGCGTGCGCAGATGAAGGGGGCGGTGCTACAGGTTGAGCACACGACACGCCGCCGTGTGGGGTGTAGGCCCCCTCCCCCAACCCCTCCCTCACTACAAGGGCGCCTACATGTGGGTGCCGAGCAGGGGTGTCGCCAGCCAGGGCGCCACcggccctctctccctcccccaaCCCTAGGGCCCGGGACGCCTCCGCGTGGGCGCCgagcaggggcgccgccgcgtggGCCTCCTGGTGGCgggggcgccgcccgccgagcagGGGCGCCACCCAGCCAGGGCGCCAGGGCGCCGAGCAAGGGCGCCGCCAAGGCCCCCACACGCCAAGCAGGGGCGCCGCTGCGTGGGCCTCCTGGTGGCGGGGGCGCCGCCCAGCCATGGGGCCGCTGTGCTGGCGCCGAGTAGGGGCGCCGCTAGCCAGGGCGCCGACGgccccctctccctcaccccaccCTAGGGCCCAGGCTGCCTCGCGTGGGCGCCGAGCAGGGGCACCGCCTAGCTAGGGCGCCGCCGCGTTGGCGCCAAGCAAGGCCGCCGCCAGGGCCCCCACGCACCGAGCAGGGGCTCCGCTATGTGGGCCTCCTGGTGGCGGGGGCGCTGGTCTGGCTTCGCGCGCCCTCCTAGCGGCGTGTCGCCGACGCGCATGGGCGGAGCCGAGGAGGCGTTGGGAGATATTCTCTGTTTGCTTAAGAATATCGATTATACCTTGTGCAGATGGTCTCTTCGCCGGATCATAATCCAAGCATGTCTTGCCCACCTCAGTGCACACTCTTATTTGTTCCAGCTGCTGTTCTTTCTGTGATTTCTCCACCTTATGCCTCCAACATTCAAGTACCTACAAAATTGCAATCATGAGTATGTATTTAAGTGTACAAATTAAAAACTATATGTCTGGTGAAACTCACAAGCCTCATCAACTGCGAAATCAAACTAACAAAAATATCTCCAAAAAGTTGATTGTAGCCCAAGGTTCCAACGCCATGTgaataatatttttggtatCTTTTAAGCGACCAGAACAAATAGAAACAAAGACTAATTATATGCTACAAATTAATGACATATGCGACAGTGTTTATTTAATGTCTTCTAAGTTTATGTACTCCATGATTTCTACTCAGGtaggatgcttttgcagccaaATTATTTATTGCCCCACTTGATGTGCTCTCAGTAATGAAATATGTAATGTCTCATATACAAAGAATGATTCTCTTAAAAAAAACTACTATGCAATATAAAAGGGGGATAACGAGCATCCAGCCTATATGTTGGAACATGAACTCTTCTTACATCCTCAACAACAGGACACCCCTTCTCTGCTGTCAGTATCTCTATGATGATAACACCGAGACTATATATGTCTGACTTGTATGAAATTCCTCCTTGGAAGACTTCTGGTGCGAAATAGCCCCTGtgaaaataggaaaaagaataatgAAGTTTAATTCAAATCCGAGCAAAATGATTTGAGCGCCCAGGATCTTAATTAGCTTACTCTGTTCCCACGAATTTTGAAGTGACAGTATGGGTCTGCTTTTCATCAAAGCATCTTGAGATACCAAAGTCTGCAATTTTCGGCACCATATCATCGTCCAGCAGTATATTAGCAGGTTTCAAATCTGAGTGAACAATTCGTTCATTGTGGAGATACTGTAAACCCTCACAAACCCCCTTTATTATTCGATAACACTTTCCCcattcacgagatgaatctgtAAAGGGAGCGGAAAACGTGGGTTTACTGTCCTTGATTTTTAAATGCAAAAGGATACTGGAAACGAACAATCTTAAGAAAATATAAAGGTGGAAAGCAAAGTTACAGGtcaaatgattttttttgaaagaacatAAACCTTGTGGTTCAGCGTATACTAATAAAAAGAAGAGAATTGATCCAGTTTATAGGTAAACCAGTTCCGAAAACCATACACCACACCTACAACTATAGCCGATTGCATTGACGGCGCCGCACACTGGCCGGTTGGATTGGGGCAACACTATCACACCACCGCCCAAGtcagattgggacatcgactCAGGCTTCAACTCCGAcaggttggattgggacatcaacacaaGCCTCAATGGATCTCCGCCCGGTCAGATCGGGACGCGACGCGAACAACTACACAACCAACACCGCACACTGGAGTTAGTTAGGAAAAAGCAAATAAAGAAAAGCGCCCAAGCAAGCATCCCCGCTGGAACTACCCGACAACGCCTTCCGCGTAATAGAGATGCCCAACTCCGCCTTTAGGAAGGACGTGATGCCAAAGGCGCCATCGACGCTGCCAGCCCCACCACCATGGCGGGGCTGGGGAGTCTCGCACGGCCGAAATCAATGACGTCACCACGACGACGCTGACATACGACCGAGCAAACCGTTATCGGCCACATCAAAGTGGTGCCGCCGACACATCATCGCACAGATCGCAAACGCCGGCACCTAGGAGCTCGCCCGCCTGCCATGCCAGAGACGCTACCGAGAGAGCAGTCATCGCGTGCCAGCCACAGgcgccgcaccaccaccaccgcatcaAACCACGCACGCTCGTAAGGCTGTGGATGGCTGCAGCCGCGTCGAGCCATGCCATGCTAGTGGACGCTCTCGTTAcctggcgccgccgcgcactGGCCAAAGCCGCAGCTTGACCCACGCGCCACCCGCATGTCCCCAACACGAGCTCGGGTAGGTAGATCTAGGGGTCGAGGTGCGGGCCAGCCgcgggaggcgccgccgccgccgccacgtcccCGCTACCGCCGCACCCCGTCGCGCCGAGGCCCTGGGAGGGCAGATTTGGGTGCCGATGGTGCGGATCCGGCCGCGGGGTCAACCGCCACGGCCATGGAGGGAAGGCTACCAAGAGAGGGCTAGGGGGGAGGAAAGGAGAGAACAAGGGGGAGgtggagccccgccgccgcctttctTGCAGCCGCACGGGTTTCCAACGGCCGCTCGGGGGGCAGCGAGATGGGGAAGCAGGGCTGGGTGTGGCGGCGctttggggggaggggggacaAGTTCC
This window of the Panicum virgatum strain AP13 chromosome 1K, P.virgatum_v5, whole genome shotgun sequence genome carries:
- the LOC120650996 gene encoding uncharacterized protein LOC120650996, which translates into the protein MASAAKRLLYSEEELATATDAISCIPSGDTQTRSARGGEANREDGCYADELQVSSPVQNGRQGNAAGNIWSYSMLEESDRGSCLSRSQDLLDLNISITSLQDAEKETCGATHIDTKMNYGANGAIVRMEAALSCHDKCSSTKMRTRLGDGR
- the LOC120647864 gene encoding putative receptor-like protein kinase At4g00960, whose translation is MDRQASTTESDLEGMLSDKSMEAKALPFSLLDHITNGFTDDQQIGCGGFAVVYKGLLENGAVAVKKLLARRPDFDDRKFSGEVRCLMKAKHKNIVRFLGYCSVTQGQWVESVMADLHERLVCFEYLPNGGLDKYIKDSSREWGKCYRIIKGVCEGLQYLHNERIVHSDLKPANILLDDDMVPKIADFGISRCFDEKQTHTVTSKFVGTEGYFAPEVFQGGISYKSDIYSLGVIIIEILTAEKGCPVVEDVLECWRHKVEKSQKEQQLEQIRVCTEVGKTCLDYDPAKRPSAQGIIDILKQTENISQRLLGSAHRINSNNKGEELYSDGIQRINSNNKGEELYSVTETAMASGVQSLCRQLDAAPADGASLFRMKIYSTRVPR